One segment of Schistocerca cancellata isolate TAMUIC-IGC-003103 chromosome 2, iqSchCanc2.1, whole genome shotgun sequence DNA contains the following:
- the LOC126162611 gene encoding cuticle protein 18.6-like isoform X2, whose translation MACKVIIFVAALSLAHAGYLGAPAVLAPAAPIARAYAPAIAAAPIARAYAPAIAAAPIARAYAPAIAAAPAIRTAPVAVAAAAPAAVAAEYDPHPEYSFAYNVQDALTGDSKSQHESRSGDVVQGSYSLAEPDGSIRTVDYTADPVNGFNAVVHKEAGAHPAVAAAPARVAVAAPAIAAAPALAYGAGLGYGYARAAYAAPAIAAAPIARAAYAAPAIAAAPIARAAYAAPIARAAIAGPALAYGGYGYGGLGYGKAILG comes from the exons ATGGCTTGCAAG GTGATAATTTTCGTGGCAGCTCTGTCGCTGGCTCATGCCGGTTACTTGGGCGCCCCTGCAGTcctcgcccccgccgcccccatcGCTAGGGCCTACGCCCCCGCTATCGCCGCCGCCCCCATCGCAAGGGCATATGCCCCAGCCATCGCTGCCGCCCCTATCGCCAGAGCGTACGCCCCAGCCATCGCAGCCGCCCCCGCAATCCGCACCGCCCCCGTGGCcgtggccgccgccgcccccgccgccgtcgCTGCCGAGTACGACCCGCACCCCGAGTACAGCTTCGCCTACAACGTGCAGGACGCGCTGACGGGCGACTCCAAGAGCCAGCACGAGAGCCGCAGCGGTGACGTCGTCCAGGGCAGCTACAGCCTGGCCGAGCCCGACGGCTCCATCCGCACCGTCGACTACACCGCCGACCCCGTCAACGGCTTCAACGCCGTCGTGCACAAGGAGGCCGGCGCCCATCCCGCCGTTGCCGCCGCCCCCGCCCGTGTGGccgtcgccgcccccgccatcgccgcGGCCCCAGCGCTAGCGTACGGTGCCGGCCTCGGCTACGGTTATGCTAGAGCAGCCTACGCTGCCCCCGCCATTGCCGCCGCCCCCATTGCTAGGGcagcctacgccgcccccgccatcgccgcTGCCCCTATCGCCAGGGCTGCCTACGCCGCCCCCATCGCTAGGGCGGCCATTGCTGGACCCGCTCTGGCGTATGGAGGATACGGATACGGTGGTTTGGGATATGGCAAGGCTATTCTTGGGTAA
- the LOC126162611 gene encoding cuticle protein 18.6-like isoform X1, with protein MACKQVIIFVAALSLAHAGYLGAPAVLAPAAPIARAYAPAIAAAPIARAYAPAIAAAPIARAYAPAIAAAPAIRTAPVAVAAAAPAAVAAEYDPHPEYSFAYNVQDALTGDSKSQHESRSGDVVQGSYSLAEPDGSIRTVDYTADPVNGFNAVVHKEAGAHPAVAAAPARVAVAAPAIAAAPALAYGAGLGYGYARAAYAAPAIAAAPIARAAYAAPAIAAAPIARAAYAAPIARAAIAGPALAYGGYGYGGLGYGKAILG; from the exons ATGGCTTGCAAG CAGGTGATAATTTTCGTGGCAGCTCTGTCGCTGGCTCATGCCGGTTACTTGGGCGCCCCTGCAGTcctcgcccccgccgcccccatcGCTAGGGCCTACGCCCCCGCTATCGCCGCCGCCCCCATCGCAAGGGCATATGCCCCAGCCATCGCTGCCGCCCCTATCGCCAGAGCGTACGCCCCAGCCATCGCAGCCGCCCCCGCAATCCGCACCGCCCCCGTGGCcgtggccgccgccgcccccgccgccgtcgCTGCCGAGTACGACCCGCACCCCGAGTACAGCTTCGCCTACAACGTGCAGGACGCGCTGACGGGCGACTCCAAGAGCCAGCACGAGAGCCGCAGCGGTGACGTCGTCCAGGGCAGCTACAGCCTGGCCGAGCCCGACGGCTCCATCCGCACCGTCGACTACACCGCCGACCCCGTCAACGGCTTCAACGCCGTCGTGCACAAGGAGGCCGGCGCCCATCCCGCCGTTGCCGCCGCCCCCGCCCGTGTGGccgtcgccgcccccgccatcgccgcGGCCCCAGCGCTAGCGTACGGTGCCGGCCTCGGCTACGGTTATGCTAGAGCAGCCTACGCTGCCCCCGCCATTGCCGCCGCCCCCATTGCTAGGGcagcctacgccgcccccgccatcgccgcTGCCCCTATCGCCAGGGCTGCCTACGCCGCCCCCATCGCTAGGGCGGCCATTGCTGGACCCGCTCTGGCGTATGGAGGATACGGATACGGTGGTTTGGGATATGGCAAGGCTATTCTTGGGTAA